In Amaranthus tricolor cultivar Red isolate AtriRed21 chromosome 3, ASM2621246v1, whole genome shotgun sequence, a single window of DNA contains:
- the LOC130809490 gene encoding uncharacterized protein LOC130809490, whose product MYSPPSSSQSRTSIAKGIPLCKHGVHAKLQVVKNGARVGERFYGCAFWPAQDCKFFKWEKDVEYTSEISSCLEEEKAMLIGKIRKLKAKNAKLKESEAMLKLKVVEYVNAHKALSFVLVASWVLFVLFLFMSS is encoded by the exons aTGTATTCTCCTCCGTCATCATCTCAATCTAGAACTTCAATTGCAAAAGGAATTCCTTTATGTAAACATGGTGTTCATGCTAAATTACAAGTAGTCAAAAATGGAGCAAGGGTTGGTGAGAGGTTTTACGGATGTGCATTTTGGcca GCACAAGATTGCAAATTTTTTAAGTGGGAAAAAGATGTAGAGTATACAAGtgaaatttcttcttgtttggaAGAAGAGAAAGCTATGTTGATTGGCAAAATAAGGAAATTGAAGGCTAAGAATGCGAAGTTGAAAGAAAGCGAAGCTATGTTGAAATTGAAAGTTGTTGAATATGTAAACGCACATAAAGCGTTAAGTTTTGTACTTGTTGCATCATGggttttatttgtattgttcttatttatgtCAAGCTAA